Proteins encoded together in one bacterium window:
- a CDS encoding MFS transporter codes for MKRYRGLVFLILVVFFVISFLTNILGPIIPDIIDSFKLNLTLAALLPFSFFLAYGFMSIPSGFGVERFHEKPVLVASFSVAFAGALIFALFADFRIAMISLFLIGAGMTMLQVTLNPLLRVAGGEEHYAFNMVMVQLVFGSASYISPRVYSYLVTRLSGNAAPGNALISFLSKVVPPGLAWISIYWIFAVISLAMLLVMVLIKLPSVELKDDERVGSWEKSRNLLKNTTVIMFFIGIFAYVGTEQGVANWISKFLAVYHGFDPHITGAKAVSWFWGLFTAGTVLGLILLKILDSRTVLIIFSAGATGCLTAALFGPAQVSLYAFPLVGFFASSMWSIIFSLGLNSLKEHHGAVSGILCTGIVGGAVVPLIIGGLGDMFGLRSGLMFLYITLGYILSIGFRARPLVTNETIFTKRAKNRS; via the coding sequence ATGAAACGGTATCGCGGCCTTGTTTTTCTCATTCTTGTTGTATTTTTCGTTATTTCGTTCCTCACAAACATTCTCGGCCCGATTATTCCCGATATCATCGACAGTTTCAAGCTCAACCTGACTCTGGCCGCCCTCCTGCCCTTTTCCTTTTTTCTTGCGTACGGATTCATGTCAATACCATCCGGCTTCGGTGTCGAACGGTTCCATGAGAAACCAGTCCTTGTGGCATCTTTTTCCGTCGCTTTCGCGGGCGCCCTCATTTTCGCCCTGTTCGCAGACTTCCGGATCGCCATGATTTCGCTCTTCTTGATCGGTGCCGGAATGACCATGCTCCAGGTGACACTCAATCCCCTTCTGAGGGTTGCCGGCGGAGAAGAGCATTATGCTTTCAACATGGTCATGGTACAGCTCGTATTCGGTTCGGCCTCCTATATCAGTCCCCGGGTCTATTCGTATCTGGTCACCCGCCTTTCAGGGAATGCCGCACCCGGCAACGCTCTTATATCATTCCTGTCGAAGGTTGTGCCACCGGGCCTGGCATGGATTTCGATATACTGGATATTCGCTGTTATCTCGCTTGCGATGCTCCTCGTCATGGTGCTGATTAAACTTCCGTCTGTCGAGCTGAAGGACGATGAACGTGTCGGATCGTGGGAAAAAAGCCGTAACCTCCTGAAGAACACCACCGTCATCATGTTTTTTATCGGAATTTTCGCCTATGTCGGCACCGAGCAGGGTGTCGCAAACTGGATATCGAAATTCCTCGCCGTCTATCATGGTTTCGATCCTCATATAACCGGCGCAAAGGCGGTTTCATGGTTCTGGGGACTCTTTACCGCGGGCACCGTGCTCGGGCTCATTCTCCTTAAAATCCTCGACAGCAGAACCGTGCTCATCATCTTTTCGGCCGGCGCGACCGGGTGCCTGACCGCCGCTCTTTTCGGCCCTGCTCAGGTTTCCCTCTATGCTTTCCCCCTCGTGGGATTCTTCGCTTCGTCGATGTGGTCAATCATATTTTCCCTCGGCTTGAACTCTCTGAAAGAACATCACGGCGCGGTATCGGGGATTTTATGCACGGGAATCGTCGGGGGTGCAGTCGTTCCCCTCATTATCGGAGGACTCGGCGATATGTTCGGTCTCCGAAGCGGCCTGATGTTTCTGTATATCACGCTCGGGTATATATTGAGCATCGGCTTCCGTGCAAGACCTCTCGTAACGAACGAAACGATATTCACGAAACGCGCTAAAAACCGGTCATGA
- a CDS encoding SIS domain-containing protein: MDDTRFVREIRMQPDALRKAADFYSSREGYSLLTAVAETARSKRKIVFTGMGTSLYAPYLLVRELAGIVPDIEIHDAGELIHFGLDCFHGDELLVAVSQSGESAETKQAVGALKGRISTVSIVNNTASFMGMNSDFVLPLQAGDEASISTKTYTNTLAVLLLLAESILSKEPGKVIRGIRETADIMENTLEATSELAQSAVSFFGGFDSLHLIARGSDLVTARQWALTLKEGAGIFTEALSAGLFRHGPIEMAGNGHYAVCIASRVNQWELTVNLAKDLAQYGSRVLLITDEEKPDVECSNMLPVSIKCPDPRFFSMLCAPLSGLFIHETAKRRGREAGIFRHIQKITARE, encoded by the coding sequence ATGGATGACACACGGTTTGTGAGAGAAATCAGGATGCAGCCCGATGCGCTCAGAAAGGCAGCGGATTTTTACAGTTCTCGCGAGGGGTACTCCCTCCTGACGGCAGTTGCGGAAACAGCCCGGTCGAAGCGAAAGATTGTATTCACCGGAATGGGCACATCGCTCTATGCTCCGTACTTACTCGTCAGGGAGCTCGCGGGAATCGTACCGGACATTGAAATCCACGACGCCGGGGAACTCATTCACTTCGGCCTTGATTGCTTTCACGGCGACGAACTCCTTGTCGCGGTCTCCCAGTCCGGAGAGAGCGCGGAGACAAAGCAGGCGGTCGGGGCGCTGAAAGGCAGGATAAGCACCGTCTCGATTGTCAATAACACCGCCAGTTTCATGGGCATGAACTCCGATTTCGTTCTTCCCCTCCAAGCCGGTGACGAAGCTTCCATTTCCACAAAGACATATACCAACACCCTCGCAGTGCTGCTCCTGCTTGCCGAGTCCATACTGTCGAAAGAGCCGGGTAAAGTCATCCGGGGAATCCGTGAAACGGCCGATATCATGGAGAATACACTCGAAGCGACCAGTGAGCTTGCACAGAGCGCGGTGAGCTTCTTCGGAGGCTTCGACTCACTTCACCTCATAGCCCGGGGAAGCGACCTCGTTACCGCCCGGCAGTGGGCTTTGACCCTGAAAGAGGGCGCGGGAATATTCACCGAGGCGCTTTCGGCGGGGCTTTTCAGGCACGGCCCCATCGAGATGGCCGGGAACGGCCACTATGCCGTCTGTATAGCTTCGCGGGTGAATCAATGGGAGCTTACGGTGAATCTGGCGAAGGATCTCGCACAATACGGAAGCAGGGTACTCCTCATTACCGACGAGGAAAAACCGGATGTTGAATGTTCAAACATGCTGCCGGTATCAATCAAATGTCCCGATCCACGGTTCTTTTCAATGCTGTGCGCACCTCTCAGCGGTTTATTCATTCATGAAACGGCGAAAAGGAGAGGCAGGGAAGCCGGGATATTCCGTCACATACAAAAAATCACCGCACGGGAATAA
- a CDS encoding ROK family protein: MADKTFVGVDLGGTTITAGAVADSKILTEKTVPTCPDRTADEICGTIAGLIGDVANGHRIQGIGIGVPNPAGPESDALFLVANIPALESYPLKSRLTDHFHVPVSLENDARCMALGEHRAGALKGCSHCICITLGTGLGCGIIVDGKIYRGSSYGEGEIWNIPWNDGLMLEDRVGLRGLKAICKSITGSDIEPSALYERYRDGDKQAGEIFDRYGETVGAVMVMILSTLDPERIAIGGGIAKAFDAFRDGMARNVEKSWGKDAPRKIVPAALSSRAAILGAAALIEETVYG; this comes from the coding sequence ATGGCAGATAAAACATTTGTCGGTGTCGATCTCGGCGGAACGACGATAACCGCAGGCGCCGTCGCCGACTCAAAGATACTTACCGAAAAAACCGTTCCGACCTGTCCCGACCGAACGGCAGACGAAATCTGCGGAACCATCGCCGGTCTTATCGGAGATGTCGCCAACGGACACAGAATACAGGGCATTGGGATCGGTGTTCCCAACCCGGCGGGTCCCGAAAGCGATGCGCTTTTCCTCGTTGCAAACATCCCGGCTCTCGAAAGCTACCCCTTGAAATCACGCCTCACGGATCACTTTCACGTTCCGGTCTCTCTCGAGAACGATGCGCGGTGCATGGCCCTCGGAGAACACCGTGCCGGCGCCCTGAAAGGATGCAGTCACTGTATCTGCATCACACTCGGAACAGGGCTCGGGTGCGGTATTATTGTCGACGGGAAAATCTACCGGGGAAGCTCATACGGCGAGGGCGAAATCTGGAACATTCCATGGAATGACGGCCTCATGCTCGAGGACCGGGTCGGTCTCCGGGGACTGAAAGCGATCTGTAAATCAATCACCGGAAGCGACATCGAACCATCCGCGCTTTACGAGCGTTATCGTGACGGCGACAAGCAGGCCGGAGAAATTTTCGACCGTTACGGCGAAACGGTGGGTGCGGTCATGGTCATGATTCTCTCGACCCTCGACCCGGAAAGGATCGCCATTGGCGGCGGAATCGCAAAAGCATTCGATGCATTCCGAGACGGTATGGCGAGAAATGTCGAAAAGTCATGGGGTAAGGATGCGCCCCGTAAAATTGTTCCCGCAGCGCTGTCGAGCAGAGCAGCGATACTCGGTGCGGCTGCACTGATCGAGGAGACAGTATATGGATGA